Part of the Paenibacillus kyungheensis genome, AAGCTATTATGAGTGTTATCTATATTCGTCGGTCTAGCAGGTAAGACAGAACTGTCACTTAGGTCTATCGAGTGCAGTTGTCCATTCTGTATTTCTGAGAGCCCTGCTTTACTCTGCTTTGTCCAACCATCATTGACCAATACAAGACGGTTGCGCCACATATATGTACTGTTTCTCAAATAATCATCGATAATAATCGAATGATTGCTGAGTTCTTTACTATTGCCTGTTGCATCGATCGCATGGACAGATAACCTATCATTATTATCTTTTGTTGCAACAATCAATTGCTTATTCTGATAAGCGGCAGCGATGTCTTTGAATATATTGGAGGCAAGAGGAATATCATTTTCCAGTTGATGATTGCTGGTATTGTAGATCATCCCTTGCAGGCCTTGTTCGCCATCCGCAATACTGATTAATTTTTGACCTTTATCCAAATAAAAGACGTTATGTACAGCAGCCGGATGGTTTCGTGCTTCTTCTATTCCACCCGCATAATCATTCCACGCAATAATGCTGATCACGACTAAAGGAATTAAATAAATCAACAAACCTATTTTTCGCATTACTTTATATCTCCTATCCGTAGCCTGTAATATCGACCTCAACATATCAATATCCAATTTAACATAAGTAACTATTGTTTTTCCAGTTGGTGATATGTGGCAGGGTTTGTTACAATAGACTAAAGAAGCATAGGGATGTCTGTATGCACAGGCAGATTTATGTATTACATCTAACGGAGTGATATTTTGGCTAATGCAAAAAGCAAAGGTGGAACAGGTCGCGGGACGGGGAAAAAAGGTTGGAATCGCTGGCAAGCTAGCGCTAAAAAAACCAAAAGTGCACCTAAACCTTATGCAACCAGAGCAGACAAAGACAAAAAAGGCAATTCCAAGTCTACACCTACCACTAAAAGTACAGATTAACTGTTATTTTCAGCGAAATGTCTTTCAATCGCTATAGAAGCTGAATTATAATAAAGAGTAACGGGATTTGAAAATAGAAGGGGATTGAATGTTTTGACAGAAGAATCACAGTTCGAAAGTACGTCATTTGAATTACCAGAAAATTATGAAGAATTAA contains:
- a CDS encoding DUF3934 family protein, translating into MANAKSKGGTGRGTGKKGWNRWQASAKKTKSAPKPYATRADKDKKGNSKSTPTTKSTD